One genomic segment of Bos javanicus breed banteng chromosome 23, ARS-OSU_banteng_1.0, whole genome shotgun sequence includes these proteins:
- the LOC133236614 gene encoding prolactin isoform X2 codes for MDSKGSSQKGSRLLLLLVVSNLLLCQGVVSTPVCPNGPGNCQVSLRDLFDRAVMVSHYIHDLSSEMFNEFDKRYAQGKGFITMALNSCHTSSLPTPEDKEQAQQTHHEVLMSLILGLLRSWNDPLYHLVTEVRGMKGAPDAILSRAIEIEEENKRLLEGMEMIFGQVIPGAKETEPYPVWSGLPSLQTKDEDARYSAFYNLLHCLRRDSSKIDTYLKLLNCRIIYNNNC; via the exons ATGGACAGCAAAGGTTCGTCACAGAAAG GGTCCcgcctgctcctgctgctggtgGTGTCAAATCTACTCTTGTGCCAGGGTGTGGTCTCCACCCCCGTCTGTCCCAATGGGCCTGGCAACTGCCAGGTATCCCTTCGAGACCTGTTTGACCGGGCAGTCATGGTGTCCCACTACATCCATGACCTCTCCTCGGAAATGTTCAACGAATTT GATAAACGGTATGCCCAGGGCAAAGGGTTCATTACCATGGCCCTCAACAGCTGCCATACCTCCTCCCTTCCTACCCCTGAAGATAAAGAACAAGCCCAACAGACCCAC CATGAAGTCCTTATGAGCTTGATTCTTGGGTTGCTGCGCTCCTGGAATGACCCTCTGTATCACCTAGTCACCGAGGTGCGGGGTATGAAAGGAGCCCCAGATGCTATCCTATCGAGGGCCATAGAGATTGAGGAAGAAAACAAACGACTTCTGGAAGGCATGGAGATGATATTTGGCCAG GTTATTCCTGGAGCCAAAGAGACTGAGCCCTACCCTGTGTGGTCAGGACTCCCGTCCCTGCAAACTAAGGATGAAGATGCACGTTATTCCGCTTTTTATAACCTGCTCCACTGCCTGCGCAGGGATTCAAGCAAGATTGATACTTACCTTaagctcctgaattgcagaatCATCTACAACAACAACTGCTAA
- the LOC133236614 gene encoding prolactin isoform X1: protein MDSKGSSQKAGSRLLLLLVVSNLLLCQGVVSTPVCPNGPGNCQVSLRDLFDRAVMVSHYIHDLSSEMFNEFDKRYAQGKGFITMALNSCHTSSLPTPEDKEQAQQTHHEVLMSLILGLLRSWNDPLYHLVTEVRGMKGAPDAILSRAIEIEEENKRLLEGMEMIFGQVIPGAKETEPYPVWSGLPSLQTKDEDARYSAFYNLLHCLRRDSSKIDTYLKLLNCRIIYNNNC from the exons ATGGACAGCAAAGGTTCGTCACAGAAAG CAGGGTCCcgcctgctcctgctgctggtgGTGTCAAATCTACTCTTGTGCCAGGGTGTGGTCTCCACCCCCGTCTGTCCCAATGGGCCTGGCAACTGCCAGGTATCCCTTCGAGACCTGTTTGACCGGGCAGTCATGGTGTCCCACTACATCCATGACCTCTCCTCGGAAATGTTCAACGAATTT GATAAACGGTATGCCCAGGGCAAAGGGTTCATTACCATGGCCCTCAACAGCTGCCATACCTCCTCCCTTCCTACCCCTGAAGATAAAGAACAAGCCCAACAGACCCAC CATGAAGTCCTTATGAGCTTGATTCTTGGGTTGCTGCGCTCCTGGAATGACCCTCTGTATCACCTAGTCACCGAGGTGCGGGGTATGAAAGGAGCCCCAGATGCTATCCTATCGAGGGCCATAGAGATTGAGGAAGAAAACAAACGACTTCTGGAAGGCATGGAGATGATATTTGGCCAG GTTATTCCTGGAGCCAAAGAGACTGAGCCCTACCCTGTGTGGTCAGGACTCCCGTCCCTGCAAACTAAGGATGAAGATGCACGTTATTCCGCTTTTTATAACCTGCTCCACTGCCTGCGCAGGGATTCAAGCAAGATTGATACTTACCTTaagctcctgaattgcagaatCATCTACAACAACAACTGCTAA